Proteins encoded by one window of Musa acuminata AAA Group cultivar baxijiao chromosome BXJ2-9, Cavendish_Baxijiao_AAA, whole genome shotgun sequence:
- the LOC103997887 gene encoding LOW QUALITY PROTEIN: uncharacterized membrane protein At1g16860 (The sequence of the model RefSeq protein was modified relative to this genomic sequence to represent the inferred CDS: inserted 1 base in 1 codon), which produces MGSRFPSHQLSNGLYVSGRPEQPKKKPPSMSSVAMPYTGGDVKKSGELGKMFDIPTDKSRSRKSGPITSTPAKTETFGRAASFSGPIVPNSGNRSNHSSGPVSSTGVTGTGSSNRLKSNSGPLNKQNDSMKKSSGQQSGGANLMAGQSSGPLPLRATGLITSGPVSSGPLNSSGTPRKVPGPLDFAGSAKIHIPSTVHKQAVTTIIREDKSSSKSNISKPLLWAVIFLFVLRFVAVGFILGAVHNVILLIIXCTLFGVVVALFIWNACWGRRAMIRLIAHYPDAELRTAKDGQYVKVSGIVTCGNVPLESSFEKIPRCVYTSTSLYEYRGWKSKPANPQHRHFTWGLRSMERHVVDFYISDFQSGLRALVKTGYGAKVTSYVDESIVFNVNPSKKDLSPEFLGWLAQRNLSSDDRIMRVKEGYIKEGSTVSVMGVVRRNENVIMIIPPSEPVSTGCQWTNCFLPVSLNGIVLRCEDTSKLDVVPV; this is translated from the exons ATGGGATCTAGATTCCCATCACATCAACTCAGCAATGGTCTGTACGTGTCAGGCCGCCctgagcaaccaaagaagaagcctCCATCTATGAGCTCTGTAGCCATGCCATACACTGGTGGAGATGTTAAGAAATCTGGAGAACTGGGGAAGATGTTTGACATACCAACGGATAAATCTAGGTCAAGAAAGTCTGGTCCTATAACAAGCACTCCTGCAAAGACCGAAACGTTTGGACGTGCTGCTTCTTTTTCAGGACCTATAGTTCCCAACTCAGGCAATCGGTCAAACCATTCATCTGGTCCAGTTTCATCGACAGGAGTTACAGGGACTGGAAGCTCAAATAGACTAAAATCCAATTCAGGACCTcttaacaaacaaaatgattctaTGAAGAAGTCATCTGGTCAGCAATCTGGAGGGGCTAACTTGATGGCAGGCCAAAGTTCTGGTCCTCTTCCTCTCCGTGCGACAGGACTTATAACATCTGGTCCTGTTTCTTCGGGTCCTCTAAATTCATCTGGAACCCCCCGAAAAGTGCCTGGCCCATTGGATTTCGCTGGTTCAGCTAAGATACATATCCCTTCGACTGTACACAAACAGGCTGTCACTACTATCATTCGGGAAGACAAATCTTCTTCTAAGAGTAACATCTCCAAACCATTATTGTGGGCTGTGATTTTTCTGTTTGTGTTAAGATTTGTTGCTGTTGGATTTATTCTTGGAGCTGTTCATAATGTCATTCTTCTGATTA TTTGTACTCTTTTTGGTGTTGTAGTTGCACTTTTCATTTGGAATGCTTGCTGGGGAAGAAGAGCTATGATACGGCTCATTGCACACTATCCTGATGCTGAGCTAAGAACTGCAAAAGATGGTCAATATGTTAAGGTGTCTGGG ATCGTTACCTGTGGAAATGTTCCCCTTGAATCATCTTTTGAGAAGATACCCAGATGTGTGTACACATCTACAAGTCTATATGAATACAGGGGTTGGAAATCTAAGCCTGCAAATCCACAGCATCGCCATTTTACATGGGGTCTTAGATCAATGGAG aggcatgtggttgacttctaCATTTCAGATTTTCAATCTGGGTTAAGAGCATTGGTAAAGACTGGTTATGGTGCAAAGGTGACCTCATATGTTGATGAGTCCATTGTGTTCAATGTCAACCCAAGCAAGAAAGACCTATCTCCTGAATTCCTTGGGTGGTTGGCTCAGAGGAACCTTTCAAGCGACGATCGTATTATGCGTGTGAAAGAAGG GTATATCAAGGAAGGCAGTACTGTAAGTGTGATGGGAGTTGTCCGAAGGAATGAGAATGTAATTATGATCATTCCTCCATCTGAGCCAGTTTCAACAGGTTGCCAATGGACCAATTGCTTTCTCCCAGTGAGTCTTAATGGGATTGTGTTAAGGTGTGAAGACACTTCAAAGCTTGATGTCGTACCTGTTTAA
- the LOC135623029 gene encoding GATA transcription factor 17-like: MLLLPVEPTNPKDHVDDGTFRGVLVFDRGLQREERGMSGKPGQTAELRTAGFVRQPGVAEGHMIAEADARAMQTYGNDRDNNGRGDGVDEDFDGAVEGEGMEGDALPDHGGLGDPHAVVVPPVTSNQLTLSFQGEVYVFDSVSPEKVQAVLLLLGGREIATNPASIVSASNPLNKRLNFPHRVASLMRFREKRKERNFDKKIRYAVRKEVALRMQRNRGQFTSSKSKPEDATSSVTNCEGIQRWGSIEGRPPSAAVCHHCGISSKSTPMMRRGPEGPRTLCNACGLMWANKGTLRDLSKNPSLLTHNGPLEGNEVNGASAPVADHQPPNTANDRDTASS; this comes from the exons ATGTTACTGCTCCCGGTGGAACCGACCAATCCCAAAGATCATGTAGATGATGGAACTTTTCGCGGTGTTCTTGTTTTTGATCGCGGCTTACAACGAGAGGAAAGAGGAATGAGTGGGAAACCCGGCCAGACGGCCGAATTGAGGACGGCTGGCTTCGTCCGGCAGCCAGGCGTCGCCGAGGGCCATATGATCGCGGAGGCCGACGCCAGGGCGATGCAGACGTACGGGAACGACAGGGACAATAATGGCCGTGGCGACGGTGTGGATGAAGATTTCGACGGTGCTGTCGAAGGGGAGGGGATGGAGGGCGACGCGCTACCCGATCATGGAGGTTTGGGGGATCCACACGCGGTGGTCGTGCCTCCGGTCACCAGCAATCAGCTCACCCTGTCGTTCCAAGGAGAGGTCTACGTGTTCGATTCCGTCTCTCCTGAAAAG GTTCAAGCCGTGCTTTTGTTATTGGGAGGGCGTGAAATTGCAACTAACCCAGCTTCGATTGTGTCAGCTTCCAATCCACTGAATAAG CGCTTGAATTTCCCTCACAGAGTTGCTTCACTTATGAGGTTTCGAGAGAAGCGGAAAGAGCGGAATTTTGACAAGAAGATACGGTATGCTGTTCGGAAAGAAGTTGCTCTCAG GATGCAACGGAATAGAGGTCAGttcacatcatcaaaatcaaagccTGAGGATGCAACTTCGTCTGTTACTAATTGTGAGGGAATCCAGCGGTGGGGTTCAATCGAAGGTCGACCACCATCAGCAGCTGT TTGCCATCACTGTGGCATCAGCTCGAAATCTACTCCAATGATGCGCCGCGGACCTGAAGGACCAAGGACTCTATGTAATGCTTGTGGACTTATGTGGGCAAACAAG GGTACATTGAGGGACTTGTCAAAAAATCCATCTTTGCTTACACACAATGGCCCTTTAGAAGGAAATGAAGTG AACGGAGCCTCTGCACCTGTAGCTGACCATCAGCCTCCCAATACTGCCAATGACCGCGACACAGCATCATCATGA
- the LOC135624038 gene encoding B-box domain protein 30-like: MASTAVEAKPGAACELCGGGAAVHCEADAASLCWACDASVHGANFLVARHLRRIVCACCQSLDDDRVISGASSPSVRSICRSCGPDAPELSSSASSPLESCVSTADSKAGPEEEMEGAATSRVEGRGGRGWARRRRSRP; encoded by the coding sequence ATGGCTTCTACGGCCGTAGAGGCGAAGCCGGGAGCCGCATGCGAACTCTGCGGCGGCGGCGCCGCCGTCCACTGCGAGGCGGACGCGGCGTCCCTGTGCTGGGCATGCGACGCCAGCGTCCACGGCGCCAACTTCCTCGTCGCTCGCCACCTCCGCCGGATCGTTTGCGCCTGTTGCCAGTCCCTGGACGACGACCGGGTCATCTCTGGCGCCTCGTCCCCCTCGGTCCGTTCGATCTGCCGCTCCTGCGGCCCCGACGCACCCGAGCTGTCCTCCTCCGCGTCGTCGCCGCTGGAGTCCTGCGTCTCCACCGCCGACTCCAAGGCGGGGCCGGAGGAGGAGATGGAAGGGGCCGCCACCTCGAGGGTCGAAGGCCGCGGGGGGCGGGGGTGGGCGCGAAGGCGAAGGTCGCGTCCGTAA